A segment of the Brevundimonas sp. M20 genome:
ATCACGCCGGTGGTGACGACAGCACTCTATTTCGTGGTCTTCGGCACAGCCATTGGCGGCCGGATCGAACAGGTCTTCGGCGTGCCGTACGGGGCGTTCATCGTTCCGGGCCTGATCATGCTGAGCCTGTTCACCAACTCGATCTTCAACGGGTCATTCGGCATCTACTTCCCGAAGTTCACGGGCACGATCTACGAGCTGCTTTCGGCGCCGGTTTCGCCGTTCGAGACCGTGCTCGGCTATGTCGGGGCGGCGGCGACCAAATCCTTCATTCTGGGGCTGGTCATTCTGGCGACGGCGGCCTTCTTCGTACCTTTGCAGATCCTGCACCCGGTGGCGATGCTGGCCTTCCTGATCCTGATCTCGGCGACTTTCAGCCTGTTCGGTTTCATCATCGGTATCTGGGCCCAGAGCTTCGAGCAGCTGAACTTCATCCCGATGCTGATCGTGACGCCCCTGACCTTCCTCGGCGGCGCCTTCTATCCGACCATCTGGCTGCCGGACGGCTGGCGGCTGGTCAGCCTGTTCAA
Coding sequences within it:
- a CDS encoding ABC transporter permease — translated: MAFNGYGVWAIYRFEMARALRTFWQSIITPVVTTALYFVVFGTAIGGRIEQVFGVPYGAFIVPGLIMLSLFTNSIFNGSFGIYFPKFTGTIYELLSAPVSPFETVLGYVGAAATKSFILGLVILATAAFFVPLQILHPVAMLAFLILISATFSLFGFIIGIWAQSFEQLNFIPMLIVTPLTFLGGAFYPTIWLPDGWRLVSLFNPVVYLISGFRWAFFGVGDVSLAVSLGATLGFFFVCLGVVFWMFRTGYRLKN